The proteins below are encoded in one region of Oncorhynchus kisutch isolate 150728-3 linkage group LG14, Okis_V2, whole genome shotgun sequence:
- the LOC109883788 gene encoding serine/threonine-protein kinase DCLK1-like gives MHIGPARCHTGSICRIEEESLSQSEHCSSDSKQEKAGTKQEMIFDLPSDNSDVTLSDIERYYDIGRTVGDGNFAVVRECRRRNNGEAFAIKIVERSKLIGREHMMQNELSILGSLSHPRVVRLFTHHHTHTHSYLVMEMITGGDLFEAIAERGKFPEEEAGQMVCDVSEALRYIHSKTIVHRDLKPENLLVEYSNDRVSRLKLGDFGLAMVVTEPIFTVCGTPTYVAPEILSETGYGLPVDLWALGVIVHILLCGFPPFRRRDGDQEELFQMIREGHLTFLAPYWDHISDAAQGLVKALLQVNPTERLTAVQTLKHPWIQTTTDQNRPVPTSTESIHYRPVPTSTESIPYRPVPTSTEHQNHQPNLTHRKPQATSRLLQQKHIQSRQPTTHPDHHPSSPPPIQPDHHPARPPSIQPTTHPSSPPPIQPAHHPSSQPTTHPSSPPPIHPAHHPPIQPTPIQPAHHPSSPPPIQPAHHPSSQPPPIHPAHHPSIHPAHHPSSPPPIHPANTHPAHHPPIQPAHHPSSPPPIQPDHHPSSQTTTHLNHPTHLNHPTHPAHHPSSPPPYL, from the exons ATGCACATCGGTCCTGCCCGATGCCACACTGGATCAATCTGTAGGATTGAGGAGGAGTCCCTCAGCCAATCAGAACATTGCTCCTCAGATTCTAAACAGGAAAAGGCGGGGACTAAACAGGAAATGATTTTTGACCTTCCGTCTGACAATAGTGATGTCACTCTGTCGGATATTGAGCGTTACTATGACATCGGCCGCACGGTCGGAGACGGAAACTTTGCTGTTGTGCGCGAGTGTCGTCGGCGCAACAACGGGGAAGCCTTCGCCATAAAGATTGTGGAGCGCTCAAAGCTGATTGGTCGAGAGCACATGATGCAGAACGAGCTGAGCATTCTGGGTAGCTTGTCACATCCCCGCGTGGTGCGCCTcttcacacaccaccacacacacacacattcctatcTTGTCATGGAGATGATTACCGGGGGCGACCTGTTCGAGGCGATTGCAGAGCGTGGGAAGTTTCCGGAAGAGGAGGCGGGGCAGATGGTGTGTGATGTCAGTGAAGCTCTGAGATACATTCACAGCAAGACCATAGTACACAGAGACCTGAAACCTGAAAACCTACtg gtGGAGTACAGTAATGATAGGGTCAGTAGGTTGAAGCTGGGTGATTTTGGTCTAGCCATGGTTGTAACAGAACCCATCTTCACTGTGTGTGGAACACCCACCTATGTCGCCCCGGAGATCCTCTCAGAGACAG ggtatggTCTGCCGGTAGACCTGTGGGCGTTGGGGGTGATAGTCCACATCCTGCTCTGTGGGTTCCCTCCGTTCCGGAGAAGGGACGGAGACCAAGAGGAGCTGTTCCAGATGATCAGAGAGGGACACCTCACATTCCTGGCCCCTTACTGGGATCACATATCTGACG caGCACAAGGCCTGGTGAAAGCCTTGCTACAGGTGAATCcaacagagagactgacagcagTGCAGACTCTGAAGCATCCCTGGATTCAGACCActacagaccagaacagaccagtaCCGACCAGCACAGAGTCCATCCACTACAGACCAGTACCGACCAGCACAGAGTCCATCCCCTACAGACCAGTACCGACCAGCACAGAGCATCAAAATCATCAACCCAACTTAACTCATCGAAAGCCCCAAGCAACCAGTCGTCTGCTCCAACAAAAGCACATCCAATCCCGCCAGCCCACCACCCATCCAGACCACCACCCATCCAGCCCACCACCCATCCAGCCAGACCACCACCCAGCCAGACCACCATCCATCCAGCCCACCACCCATCCATCCAGCCCACCACCCATCCAGCCAGCCCACCACCCATCCAGCCAGCCCACCACCCATCCATCCAGCCCACCACCCATCCATCCAGCCCACCACCCACCCATCCAGCCAACACCCATCCAGCCAGCCCACCACCCATCCAGCCCACCACCCATCCAGCCAGCCCACCACCCATCCAGCCAGCCACCACCCATCCATCCAGCccaccacccatccatccatccagcccaCCACCCATCCAGCCCAccacccatccatccagccaACACCCATCCAGCCCACCACCCACCCATCCAGCCAGCCCACCACCCATCCAGCCCACCACCCATCCAGCCAGACCACCACCCATCCAGCCAGACCACCACCCATCTCAACCACCCCACCCATCTCAACCACCCCACCCATCCAGCCCACCACCCATCCAGCCCACCACCCTATCTATAA